One genomic segment of Chelmon rostratus isolate fCheRos1 chromosome 22, fCheRos1.pri, whole genome shotgun sequence includes these proteins:
- the cpsf6 gene encoding cleavage and polyadenylation specificity factor subunit 6 isoform X1, translating into MADGVDHIDIYADVEEEFSQEADYPVHEQIDLYDDVISPSANNGDAPEDRDYLDTLPAPGGTEGGKSAPPNVVYTYTGKRIALYIGNLTWWTTDEDLTEAIRSIGITDVLEIKFFENRANGQSKGFALVCVGSEASSRKLMELLSKRELHGQNPIVTPCNKQSLSQFEMQSRKSTQSGQMSGEGKAGPPGAGPRGGFPMGRGRGRFPGPPGPGGDRFPGPVGPGGPPPHFPGSGMRPDVIRHQDGPLMDMSFNPFPPGGRNGSWRGRGGMQGPPRPPPGPPGPPGPPGPPPPGQGLPPPLAGPPNRGDRPPPPVLFPGQFGQPPMGPLPPGPPPPGYGPPPGPPPPQQGPPPPGPFPPRPPGPIGPPMALAPPPHMPGPPPGGPPPAPHVNPAFFPPPGNNSMPPNDSRGPPGPNDPYGRPPPYERGDYGPGGREMEASRTPLSEAEFEEIMNRNRAISSSAISRAVSDASAADYGSAIETLVTAISLIKQSKVSADDRCKVLISSLQDCLHGIESKSYGSASRRERSRERDHSRSREKSRRHKSRSRDRHEDYYRERSRERDRHRERDRDRDREREREREYRHR; encoded by the exons ATGGCGGACGGTGTGGATCACATCGACATCTACGCCGACGTAGAGGAGGAATTTAGCCAG GAGGCCGACTACCCAGTCCACGAGCAGATCGACCTGTATGATGATGTAATATCCCCATCAGCCAACAATGGTGATGCTCCAGAAGACCGTGACTACCTGGACACACTGCCTGCACCAGGTggcacagagggaggaaagagtgCCCCACCTAACGTGGTGTACACCTACACAGGCAAAAGGATTGCCCTGTACATAGGAAACCTCACATGG TGGACGACAGATGAGGACCTGACAGAAGCCATCCGGTCGATAGGTATCACAGATGTGCTGGAGATCAAATTCTTTGAAAACAGAGCCAATGGCCAGTCAAAGGG GTTTGCGCTGGTGTGTGTGGGCTCAGAGGCATCATCCAGGAAATTAATGGAGCTGCTGTCAAAGAGGGAGCTCCATGGTCAGAATCCTATCGTCACACCATGCAACAAACAGTCCCTCAGCCAGTTTGAGATGCAATCACGCAAAA GTACTCAGTCAGGCCAGATGTCAGGGGAAGGTAAAGCTGGTCCCCCTGGTGCCGGCCCTCGTGGCGGTTTCCCCATGGGACGAGGCAGAGGCAGGTTCCCTGGACCACCTGGCCCTGGAGGAGACCGCTTCCCTGGTCCCGTTGGGCCTGGAGGGCCACCACCGCACTTCCCTG GCTCGGGGATGAGACCAGATGTGATTAGGCACCAAGATGGCCCTCTGATGGATATGAGTTTCAATCCCTTCCCGCCGGGGGGCAGGAACGGGAGCTGGCGTGGCAGAG GTGGGATGCAGGGTCCCCCACGCCCCCCTCCTGGTCCGCCTGGTCCCCCTGGTCCCCCAGGACCTCCACCTCCTGGTCAGggcctcccccctcccctcgctGGTCCTCCAAATCGCGGCGACAGGCCTCCTCCCCCTGTTCTCTTCCCTGGCCAGTTTGGCCAGCCTCCAATGGGACCCCTGCCCCCTGGCCCCCCTCCACCAGGTTATGGCCCTCCCCCTGGTCCCCCACCCCCTCAACAGGGCCCGCCACCCCCAGGACCCTTCCCTCCTCGCCCCCCAGGTCCCATTGGGCCTCCCATGGCTTTAGCGCCACCTCCACACATGCCAGGTCCCCCACCGGGTGGaccaccaccagcaccccaTGTCAACCCTGCATTCTTCCCTCCACCCGGCAACAACAGCATGCCCCCCAACGACAGCCGGGGGCCACCTGGACCAAACGACCCATACGGACGCCCGCCACCATATGAGAGAGGGGACTACGGTCCTGGAGGCCG ggaGATGGAGGCGTCCCGGACGCCTCTAAGCGAGGCAGAGTTTGAGGAGATCATGAACAGGAACAGAGCCATCTCCTCCAGCGCCATATCCAGAGCAGTGTCTGACGCCAGTGCAG CTGACTATGGCAGCGCCATAGAGACCTTGGTGACCGCCATCAGTCTAATTAAGCAGTCCAAAGTGTCAGCAGATGACCGCTGTAAGGTCCTCATCAGTTCGCTGCAGGACTGTCTTCACGGCATTGAGTCAAAGAGCTATGGTTCAGCCTCCAG GCGAGAGCGCTCCAGGGAACGAGACCACAGCCGTTCCAGAGAAAAGAGCAGACGGCACAAGTCTCGCAGTCGCGACCGGCATGAAGACTATTACCGAGAACGCAGCCGGGAGCGGGACCGCCATCGCGAGAGGGACCGCGATCGAGaccgtgagagagagagggagagggagtacCGACACCGCTAG
- the cpsf6 gene encoding cleavage and polyadenylation specificity factor subunit 6 isoform X2, with protein sequence MADGVDHIDIYADVEEEFSQEADYPVHEQIDLYDDVISPSANNGDAPEDRDYLDTLPAPGGTEGGKSAPPNVVYTYTGKRIALYIGNLTWWTTDEDLTEAIRSIGITDVLEIKFFENRANGQSKGFALVCVGSEASSRKLMELLSKRELHGQNPIVTPCNKQSLSQFEMQSRKSTQSGQMSGEGKAGPPGAGPRGGFPMGRGRGRFPGPPGPGGDRFPGPVGPGGPPPHFPGGMQGPPRPPPGPPGPPGPPGPPPPGQGLPPPLAGPPNRGDRPPPPVLFPGQFGQPPMGPLPPGPPPPGYGPPPGPPPPQQGPPPPGPFPPRPPGPIGPPMALAPPPHMPGPPPGGPPPAPHVNPAFFPPPGNNSMPPNDSRGPPGPNDPYGRPPPYERGDYGPGGREMEASRTPLSEAEFEEIMNRNRAISSSAISRAVSDASAADYGSAIETLVTAISLIKQSKVSADDRCKVLISSLQDCLHGIESKSYGSASRRERSRERDHSRSREKSRRHKSRSRDRHEDYYRERSRERDRHRERDRDRDREREREREYRHR encoded by the exons ATGGCGGACGGTGTGGATCACATCGACATCTACGCCGACGTAGAGGAGGAATTTAGCCAG GAGGCCGACTACCCAGTCCACGAGCAGATCGACCTGTATGATGATGTAATATCCCCATCAGCCAACAATGGTGATGCTCCAGAAGACCGTGACTACCTGGACACACTGCCTGCACCAGGTggcacagagggaggaaagagtgCCCCACCTAACGTGGTGTACACCTACACAGGCAAAAGGATTGCCCTGTACATAGGAAACCTCACATGG TGGACGACAGATGAGGACCTGACAGAAGCCATCCGGTCGATAGGTATCACAGATGTGCTGGAGATCAAATTCTTTGAAAACAGAGCCAATGGCCAGTCAAAGGG GTTTGCGCTGGTGTGTGTGGGCTCAGAGGCATCATCCAGGAAATTAATGGAGCTGCTGTCAAAGAGGGAGCTCCATGGTCAGAATCCTATCGTCACACCATGCAACAAACAGTCCCTCAGCCAGTTTGAGATGCAATCACGCAAAA GTACTCAGTCAGGCCAGATGTCAGGGGAAGGTAAAGCTGGTCCCCCTGGTGCCGGCCCTCGTGGCGGTTTCCCCATGGGACGAGGCAGAGGCAGGTTCCCTGGACCACCTGGCCCTGGAGGAGACCGCTTCCCTGGTCCCGTTGGGCCTGGAGGGCCACCACCGCACTTCCCTG GTGGGATGCAGGGTCCCCCACGCCCCCCTCCTGGTCCGCCTGGTCCCCCTGGTCCCCCAGGACCTCCACCTCCTGGTCAGggcctcccccctcccctcgctGGTCCTCCAAATCGCGGCGACAGGCCTCCTCCCCCTGTTCTCTTCCCTGGCCAGTTTGGCCAGCCTCCAATGGGACCCCTGCCCCCTGGCCCCCCTCCACCAGGTTATGGCCCTCCCCCTGGTCCCCCACCCCCTCAACAGGGCCCGCCACCCCCAGGACCCTTCCCTCCTCGCCCCCCAGGTCCCATTGGGCCTCCCATGGCTTTAGCGCCACCTCCACACATGCCAGGTCCCCCACCGGGTGGaccaccaccagcaccccaTGTCAACCCTGCATTCTTCCCTCCACCCGGCAACAACAGCATGCCCCCCAACGACAGCCGGGGGCCACCTGGACCAAACGACCCATACGGACGCCCGCCACCATATGAGAGAGGGGACTACGGTCCTGGAGGCCG ggaGATGGAGGCGTCCCGGACGCCTCTAAGCGAGGCAGAGTTTGAGGAGATCATGAACAGGAACAGAGCCATCTCCTCCAGCGCCATATCCAGAGCAGTGTCTGACGCCAGTGCAG CTGACTATGGCAGCGCCATAGAGACCTTGGTGACCGCCATCAGTCTAATTAAGCAGTCCAAAGTGTCAGCAGATGACCGCTGTAAGGTCCTCATCAGTTCGCTGCAGGACTGTCTTCACGGCATTGAGTCAAAGAGCTATGGTTCAGCCTCCAG GCGAGAGCGCTCCAGGGAACGAGACCACAGCCGTTCCAGAGAAAAGAGCAGACGGCACAAGTCTCGCAGTCGCGACCGGCATGAAGACTATTACCGAGAACGCAGCCGGGAGCGGGACCGCCATCGCGAGAGGGACCGCGATCGAGaccgtgagagagagagggagagggagtacCGACACCGCTAG